In one window of Helianthus annuus cultivar XRQ/B chromosome 17, HanXRQr2.0-SUNRISE, whole genome shotgun sequence DNA:
- the LOC110926548 gene encoding egalitarian protein homolog: MSKSNRKVKSAVYLSAVKTGIGFTLFICFDGSTIAMASSNHLTSIPLPSDPGGEVVPVHIVTHASQLPPEFLKPSPDKKLVIGFDCEGVDLCRNGTLCIMQLAFPDAIYLVDAIEGGKTLVEACKPALESSYITKVIHDCKRDSEALYFQFNIKLHNVFDTQIAYSLIEEQEGGTKVPDDYISFVGLLADPRYCGISYLEKQEVRVLLRQDPNFWKYRPLSELMVRAATDDVRFLLYIYNKMVVKMNQKSLWYLAVRGALYCRCFCITDNNYADWPPIPPIPEDIITDDNAPEEEILSVVDVPPGKMGVVIGRRGASILAIKESCNAEIFIGGDKGPPDKVFVIGPVKQVRKAEAILRGRMLEIY, translated from the exons ATGTCTAAATCGAATCGGAAAGTAAAATCTGCCGTATATCTATCGGCAGTAAAGACCGGAATAGGGTTTACTTTGTTCATCTGCTTTGATGGTTCCACAATCGCCATGGCTTCCTCTAATCATCTGACCAGCATCCCACTTCCATCTGATCCCg GTGGTGAAGTGGTTCCGGTCCACATTGTTACTCATGCAAGTCAACTTCCACCTGAATTCTTGAAACCGTCTCCTGATAAGAAATTGGTGATTGGTTTTGACTGTGAAGGCGTTGACCTTTGCCGCAATGGAACTTTATGTATTATGCAG CTAGCTTTTCCGGATGCTATATACTTAGTTGATGCAATTGAAGGTGGAAAAACACTTGTGGAAGCCTGTAAGCCTGCACTTGAATCTAGTTACATCACTAAAGTTATTCATGATTGCAAACGCGATAGTGAG GCGTTGTATTTTCAGTTCAACATCAAGTTGCACAATGTCTTTGATACTCAG ATTGCTTACAGTTTGATTGAGGAGCAAGAAGGCGGGACAAAAGTACCAGACGACTACATATCATTTGTTGGTCTCCTTGCTGACCCTCGTTACTGTG GTATATCTTATCTTGAGAAACAAGAAGTTAGAGTTCTTCTCAGGCAG GACCCTAATTTCTGGAAATACAGGCCGTTGTCTGAACTGATGGTGCGTGCAGCTACAGATGATGTTCGTTTTCTTCTGTATATATACAACAAAATGGTGGTGAAAATGAACCAAAAATCGTTGTGGTATCTTGCTGTGCGTGGTGCTTTATATTGTCGTTGTTTCTGCATTACTGATAATAATTACGCAGACTGGCCACCCATCCCTCCAATTCCCG AGGATATTATTACTGATGATAATGCTCCCGAGGAAGAAATCCTATCCGTCGTTGATGTTCCGCCAGGGAAGATGGGGGTCGTTATCGGAAGAAGAGGAGCTTCTATTTTGGCTATTAAGGAGTCATGCAA TGCCGAAATATTCATTGGAGGTGACAAGGGACCGCCAGACAAG GTGTTTGTAATCGGGCCAGTGAAGCAAGTGAGGAAAGCGGAAGCCATATTAAGGGGAAGGATGCTGGAAATCTATTAG